A stretch of Toxoplasma gondii ME49 chromosome V, whole genome shotgun sequence DNA encodes these proteins:
- a CDS encoding MORN repeat-containing protein (encoded by transcript TGME49_213850~Predicted trans-membrane domain (TMHMM2.0):194-212:303-326), translated as MEHRNEWTGSSFTGETRNGWFEGNGRYRFANGVVYVGHFRKGDFHGEGELIYPNGGRYKATWIRGKATNGKYIFNDDLEYKVNDWDYITPADRRFYAEKVGGFRPQGIALQTNQGQAESIPYGTYNTGDGFFERTSKRIHTYDGAHVVAEPEAAEVTWIHTKKELPSFVQALPKYLKSIQLISYRRTRTMASRQRVGLFVALCFIAAALHSLKVLGSENAGKPTDSIAAESRCSISSETASTAGVTDEESFLVSRRSSVSETDLSQDDIGPQVKAEVEQEGNASDRPPKGSSRRRDQAFGYGGYYSYGLGFPGFMPYGGYGFLGGFPRMPGFGFIF; from the exons ATGGAGCACAGAAATGAGTGGACAGGATCGTCGTTCACGGGAGAAACCCGAAACGGCTGGTTTGAGGGCAATGGGAGGTACAGGTTTGCAAATGGAGTTGTGTACGTGGGCCATTTTCGTAAAGGAGACTTTCATGGAGAAG GTGAGCTTATTTACCCTAACGGAGGGAGATACAAAGCGACCTGGATTAGGGGGAAGGCCACGAATGGGAAGTACATATTCAACGATGACTTGGAATACAAGGTGAACGACTGGGATTATATTACTCCAGCAGACCGTCGATTTTATGCTGAAAAGGTTGGCGGTTTTCGACCGCAAGGAATAGCCCTTCAAACCAACCAAGGACAGGCAGAAAGTATTCCATATGGAACATATAACACGG GAGATGGATTTTTCGAACGGACTTCCAAACGCATCCACACCTATGATGGCGCTCATGTCGTAGCGGAACCAGAGGCCGCAGAGGTCACTTGGATT CATACGAAAAAGGAACTTCCCTCTTTCGTGCAAGCTCTCCCCAAATATCTGAAGAGTATCCAGCTGATCTCCTACCGCCGCACACGCACAATGGCATCCCGACAACGAGTTGGACTGTTCGTCGCGCTTTGCTTCATTGCAGCAGCACTTCATTCACTGAAGGTGCTCGGAAGTGAGAATGCCGGAAAGCCAACTGACTCGATCGCAGCTGAGAGCCGCTGTTCCATTTCTTCCGAAACGGCGTCGACGGCAGGTGTCACAGACGAAGAGTCCTTCCTGGTTTCTCGAAGATCTTCTGTTTCGGAGACAGACCTTTCACAAGATGATATTGGTCCTCAGGTGAAAGCAGAAGTTGAACAAGAGGGGAACGCAAGTGATCGGCCACCAAAAGGAAGCTCCCGACGCCGTGACCAAGCCTTTGGTTATGGAGGGTACTACAGCTACGGACTCGGTTTTCCAGGCTTCATGCCCTATGGTGGCTACGGGTTTTTGGGAGGGTTTCCGAGGATGCCTGGTTTCGGTTTCATTTTCTGA
- a CDS encoding hypothetical protein (encoded by transcript TGME49_213880), with the protein MDAYFSFHKPSADEERNVEDDYLELVDPAFWDASRYLKLAETVFGVLDTEFEEALKAAGKALARDQEKEISKGVPSGVDLKKALLSKLEVAIENGAGREAKETEERAGDATGEAGVGGEAAEPNKDAQENEDGQRFLRRGMSHELREAKQKGARWLFDSAKLEDVNLSSMLLVALSVALEKIPIPDLSFLDTLL; encoded by the coding sequence ATGGACGCGTACTTCTCCTTCCACAAACCGTCCGCAGATGAGGAACGAAATGTCGAGGACGATTACTTGGAGCTCGTGGATCCGGCGTTCTGGGACGCGAGCCGGTACCTGAAACTTGCGGAGACTGTGTTTGGTGTGTTGGACACCGAGTTTGAAGAGGCGCTAAAGGCGGCCGGAAAGGCCCTCGCTCGCGAccaagagaaggaaatctcGAAGGGAGTTCCGTCAGGAGTAGATCTGAAGAAGGCCTTACTTTCCAAGCTGGAAGTCGCGATCGAAAACGGGGCAGgccgcgaggcgaaggaaacggaggagcGAGCAGGCGACGCGACCGGTGAAGCAGGAGTCGGCGGTGAGGCGGCCGAACCTAACAAAGACGCGCAAGAGAATGAAGACGGACAAAGGTTTCTGCGACGCGGAATGTCTCACGAGTTACGCGAAGCAAAGCAAAAGGGCGCCAGGTGGTTGTTTGACTCCGCTAAACTCGAAGACGTCAACTTGTCAAGCATGCTCCTGGTTGCACTCTCCGTCGCGCTCGAGAAAATCCCCATTCCTGACTTGTCTTTCCTTGACACACTCCTTTAG
- a CDS encoding UBA/TS-N domain-containing protein (encoded by transcript TGME49_213870), giving the protein MANPRPQGEATLPFSPYFGAFAETTPQDATEDLLVELRTLLGHARVATCMDTVVKTQCTYSLDSPLSPCGLFVNLSTFLAASIDALPLDCLLAKETSGPAPARAPDAKQICPRQRLYLHVYSKVDDEQAAKIHRQLHEAKGRGTPSDEKSQSLPPEDGTDISAEVGGEVQPHKLAINVEGGFQIEENSGDACPEALSNTFVYSLALLPPLLTLPRTSYRSTYLSSAVDCQDSAKMQEAWERSVLKQVKFVKINDALPEVLRAACQALIEHRGLGGAAASTGIGAWEEELKPSRYAENLEQVPNPPLVGPTDWRCADCGATANLWLNLSDGYIGCGRKLYGVGGGCADGREGAAIRHFEETGSKYPLIVKLGTITPYSADVYCYAPDEDCSVLDPKLPDHLAHFGINVQQLTKTEKSTNELALDWNVRHEWSRAMEADRELLPLNGAGCVGLRNLGNTCYVNAVLQVVTSLPLIREKYVSLLPALLASSSPSAVHSSDFLLRQSSLAAALQSPRYRLQHARRRLAILKKVAGAAPNAETVQTLEKKLAESKAGAGLAYLETDSVTPQLYRQMVGTLHAEFASSHQQDAEEFFSFLLQWLEERDREAETRVKQAREKLVSAQQGEATAQAIIAASEFSEREGACAEEALRKAKIEKLFTFAVEQRIECAETKQVRYSYTRQQVLSLPVPLDPAVQQRYEREQREREEVDRRSKKRQKKDAPEDDKDLEDRSSPDSTTTVGTSPGGEEASCLPPPEELPSFTFSECLESFLSSTLLKDFYSSATGKKGEASKQLRLASFPPYLIVQLKRFFADQHWQAKKLYCPVLVPEELSIAESRGSGLREGEVVMPEETSASLHPSSAAAVTAFDEELLATLQSMGFSENACKRACLAVQSSSPDACVDWLMSHMDDAEVNNPLPSDSPSSCVNEEAVAMISSMGFTAEQARAGLLAVGAGGDVCSRAADWLLNHMEDLDAAVNAVLANAEKPREEEMEDVSTLSPLERVTRDLDDEPTGLYKLHGFITHMGVNANSGHYVCHVKRDGKLVLFNDEKVAEAVEPPIDLGYIYVFRRADVPE; this is encoded by the exons ATGGCCAATCCACGTCCCCAAGGGGAGGCAACTCTCCCGTTTTCCCCGTACTTTGGCGCATTTGCGGAAACGACGCCTCAAGATGCCACTGAGGATCTTCTGGTGGAACTGCGGACTCTACTGGGACACGCGCGCGTGGCGACTTGCATGGACACGGTTGTCAAAACGCAGTGTACATACAG CTTGGACAGTCCGTTGTCGCCGTGCGGCCTCTTTGTGAACTTGTCGACGTTCCTCGCGGCTTCGATCGACGCGCTTCCCCTGGACTGCCTGCTTGCCAAAGAAACCAGCGGGCCGGCCCCGGCTCGCGCCCCGGATGCCAAGCAAATCTGCCCGCGACAGCGCTTGTATCTCCACGTGTATTCGAAAGTTGACGACGAACAAGCCGCGAAAATACACCGACAACTGCATGAGGCGAAGGGGCGTGGAACGCCCTCCGATGAGAAGAGCCAGTCTCTCCCCCCAGAGGACGGAACAGATATCAGCGCTGAAGTTGGGGGAGAGGTGCAACCGCACAAACTCGCAATCAACGTCGAGGGAGG TTTCCAGATAGAAGAGAACAGCGGAGACGCATGTCCTGAGGCTCTTAGCAACACGTTCGTATACTCGCTTGCTCTGCTCCCGCCTCTGCTGACGCTCCCTCGCACGAGCTATCGCTCTACGTACCTTTCATCGGCCGTGGATTGCCAAGACTCTGCAAAGATGCAAGAAGCCTGGGAGAGGAGTGTGCTGAAGCAAGTGAAGTTCGTGAAGATCAACGACGCACTCCCAGAAGTCCTGCGAGCAGCTTGCCAGGCTCTCATCGAACACCGCGGCCTCGGTGGCGCCGCAGCCTCGACAGGCATCGGTGCctgggaagaagaactgaaG CCAAGTCGCTACGCAGAAAATCTGGAGCAGGTGCCGAACCCGCCTCTGGTCGGGCCTACTGACTGGCGTTGTGCAGATTGCGGGGCGACCGCCAATCTGTGGCTGAATCTGTCTGACGG GTATATTGGATGCGGCCGAAAACTGTACGGCGTGGGAGGGGGCTGTGCAGACGGACGCGAAGGAGCTGCCATACGTCACTTCGAG GAAACTGGTAGCAAGTATCCGTTGATTGTGAAGCTGGGAACGATCACTCCTTACTCCGCTGATGTTTACTGCTACGCGCCCGACGAGGATTGTTCCGTCTTGGATCCGAAGCTTCCTGATCATCTCGCTCACTTCGGCATTAATGTCCAGCAG ctgacgaagacggagaagagcacAAATGAACTGGCGCTCGACTGGAATGTTCGCCACGAGTGGTCGCGCGCCATGGAGGCCGACCgcgagcttcttcctcttaACGGCGCTGGCTGTGTGGGGCTCCGAAATTTAGGAAATACGTGCTATGTCAACGCCGTTCTCCAG GTTGTGACGTCCCTCCCGTTGATCAGGGAGAAGTacgtgtctcttctgcctgctcttctcgcgtcttcgtctccgtctgcggTACACTCTTCGGACTTCCTTCTGCGACAAAGTTCTCTCGCCGCCGCATTGCAGTCTCCACGCTATCGACTGCAGCATGCACGGAGGCGGCTCGCGATTCTGAAAAAAGTTGCAGGCGCTGCACCAAACGCAGAAACGGTGCAGACACTTGAGAAAAAACTCGCAGAGTCGAAGGCTGGAGCTG gTCTGGCGTATCTGGAGACGGACAGCGTGACGCctcagctgtacagacagatGGTGGGGACACTGCACGCAGAGTTCGCGTCTTCACATCagcaagacgcagaagagtttttctcgttcctgCTCCAGTGGCTGGAAGAGCGAGACcgggaggcggagacgcgtgtgaaacaggcgagagaaaaactggTTTCCGCGCAGCAAGGAGAGGCTACAGCCCAAGCCATCATCGCGGCGTCGGAGTTCTCAGAGCGCGAGGGTGCCTGCGCCGAGGAGGCGCTGAGGAAAGCAAAAATCGAGAAACTCTTCACCTTCGCT GTCGAGCAGAGGATCGAATgcgcagaaacgaagcaagTCCGGTACTCGTACACTCGCCAGCAGGTTCTGTCGTTGCCTGTTCCCCTCGACCCTGCAGTTCAGCAACGCTatgagagagagcagcgcgaACGCGAAGAGGTGGACCGTCgttcgaagaagagacagaagaaggacgcgcCGGAAGACGACAAAGACCTCGAGGACCGATCTTCTCCCGACTCCACCACCACT GTCGGGACATCGcctggaggcgaggaagcgtcGTGCCTGCCTCCTCCCGAGGAGCTTCCTTCGTTCACTTTTTCCGAGTGTCTCGAgagctttctttcttctACACTTTTGAAGGATTTCTACTCTTCTgcgacagggaagaaaggcgaggcatCTAAACAGCTGCGACTGgcctcctttcctccctACTTGATTGTTCAACTCAAGCGCTTCTTTGCGGATCAACACTGGCAAGCGAAGAAGCTCTATTGTCCTGTCTTG GTCCCCGAAGAATTGAGCATAGCGGAGTCGCGGGGCTCCGGACTCAGAGAGGGCGAGGTAGTGATGCCGGAAGAGACAAGTGCCTCGCTTCATCCTTCCTCTGCAGCAGCGGTCACTGCCTTCGACGAAGAACTTTTAGCCACTCTTCAGTCAATGGGATTCTCCGAAAACGCCTGCAA GCGCGCGTGTCTAGCTGTCCAGAGCAGCAGTCCGGATGCCTGCGTGGACTGGTTGATGTCTCACATGGACGACGCGGAGGTGAACAATCCACTGCCTTCGGACTCTCCGTCATCCTGTGTGAACGAGGAAGCTGTCGCGATGATTTCTTCGATGGGATTCACTGCAGAGCAGGCCAGAGCGGGGCTCCTCGCGGTGGGTGCCGGCGGGGACGTTTGCTCGCGAGCAGCCGACTGGCTGTTGAATCACATGGAGGACTTGGACGCAGCTGTGAACGCCGTGTTAGCGAATGCCGAGAAGCcgcgggaagaagaaatggaggacGTCTCGACTCTGTCACCGCTGGAAAGAGTTACGCGAGACCTAGACGACGAGCCGACGGGGCTGTACAAACTCCATGGATTCATCACGCACATGGGCGTCAACGCAAATTCCGGTCACTACGTCTGCCACGTGAAGCGCGACGGGAAGCTGGTGCTTTTCAACGACGAGAAAGTCGCAGAAGCCGTCGAACCTCCGATCGACCTCGGATACATTTACGTTTTTCGCCGTGCGGATGTACCCGAGTAG
- a CDS encoding hypothetical protein (encoded by transcript TGME49_213860), with the protein MISDEALAKKQMHQYIRTSAKLKQPTTEAENVVDLLAPSHSSKLESNVANAVKQARAYKADKSELKCKLQRLSQEERLRAEEAQRTCDALSTEVRHARGSAEKLAAALKDCLLEKRSILSFLTEVFSTPPDTSTLIKPSVVQNAKLGGRELLGLMGNLEIEIHDAAMHLHHMLQRIREESKYTDTVFDSNLQSFTVEELIHRLLQERQDSGGSCVLEDACHCPTLPVTCRIDWRLEKDRYLRLKHVINRKVAQLLKVQKLAKSGATAAANRCPLY; encoded by the exons ATGATTTCAGATGAGGCGCttgcgaagaagcagatgcacCAGTACATCAGAACGAGTGCCAAACTGAAACAGCCCACcacagaggcagaaaacgTTGTAGATCTGCTTGCACCATCTCACTCTTCCAAG TTGGAATCTAACGTGGCAAATGCCGTCAAGCAGGCTAGAGCGTACAAGGCAGACAAATCCGAGCTGAAATGCAAGCTGCAACGTCTGTCGCAAGAGGAGAGGCTCCGAGCAGAG GAAGCTCAAAGGACTTGCGACGCATTGAGTACCGAGGTCAGGCACGCACGTGGCAGTGCCGAGAAACTCGCTGCAGCTCTAAAGGATTGCCTGCTGGAGAA GCGGAGTATCCTGTCTTTCTTGACGGAAGTCTTCAGCACGCCGCCTGACACCTCTACGCTGATCAAGCCTAGCGTGGTGCAAAATGCCAAG CTTGGAGGACGGGAGCTGTTAGGCCTCATGGGAAACCTGGAAATCGAGATTCACGACGCGGCAATGCATCTTCACCATATG CTCCAACGAATACGAGAAGAGTCGAAGTACACCGATACTGTCTTTGATTCCAACCTGCAAAGTTTCACTGTTGAAGAGCTCATTCACCGTCTTTTGCAAGAGCGACAGGACTCAGGTGGAAGCTGCGTGCTTGAGGACGCCTGCCACTGCCCAACTCTGCCCG TAACATGCCGAATTGACTGGCGCCTGGAAAAGGATCGTTACCTCAGACTTAAGCACGTCATCAACAGAAAAGTTGCGCAGCTGCTCAAGGTGCAGAAACTCGCGAAATCTGGAGCTACGGCGGCTGCCAACAGGTGCCCGCTGTACTAG